Proteins encoded together in one Lathyrus oleraceus cultivar Zhongwan6 chromosome 5, CAAS_Psat_ZW6_1.0, whole genome shotgun sequence window:
- the LOC127085406 gene encoding uncharacterized protein LOC127085406, with product MGKDAKAGGKGKGKQAASGSDENASKGKGKGGKAADGLGTCTYVKARHVLCEKQGKINEAYKKLQDGWLSNGDKVPPAEFAKVAQEYSECPSGKKGGDLGWFPRGKMAGPFQEVAFNTPVGATSAPFKSTHGYHIILSEGRKN from the exons ATGGGAAAAGACGCAAAGGCGGGAGGGAAGGGTAAGGGAAAGCAGGCTGCAAGTGGAAGTGATGAGAATGCCTCCAAGGGTAAAGGAAAAGGTGGGAAAGCTGCAGATGGGCTTGGTACTTGCACCTATGTCAAAG CAAGACATGTCTTATGCGAGAAACAAGGTAAGATTAACGAAGCCTACAAGAAACTTCAGGATGGTTGGCTTAGCAATGGAGATAAGGTTCCTCCGGCAGAGTTTGCAAAG GTAGCCCAAGAATATTCTGAATGTCCATCAGGAAAGAAGGGTGGAGACCTTGGATGGTTTCCACGAGGAAAGATGGCTGGCCCATTTCAGGAAGTTGCCTTCAACACACCTGTTGGAGCTACTAGTGCTCCTTTCAAATCAAC GCATGGCTACCATATTATCTTATCTGAAGGAAGAAAGAACTGA